In a single window of the Osmerus eperlanus chromosome 2, fOsmEpe2.1, whole genome shotgun sequence genome:
- the mmd gene encoding monocyte to macrophage differentiation factor isoform X4 codes for MLGFDLHQTRLRRFMNRRASANCRYQPTRYEHAANCYTHALLIVPAFVGMALLHRLSDDGWEKITALVYGMGLCALFLVSTVFHIITWKKSHMRSMEQCFHMCDRVVIYFFIAASYTPWLNLRELGPVAAHMRWFVWLMAVAGTVYVFYYHEKYKLVELAFYLTMGFFPALVITSMSNTEGLVELAFGGLIYCLGVVFFKSDGVIPFAHAIWHVFVALAATVHYYAIWKYLYKTASERDTIQEA; via the exons GTTTATGAACCGTCGGGCCTCTGCAAACTGCCGATATCAGCCCACCCGCTATGAGCACGCTGCAAACTGCTACACTCATGCG ctcctcaTTGTACCAGCCTTCGTGGGCATGGCGTTGCTCCACCGCCTGTCCGACGACGGCTGGGAGAAGATCACTGCCTTGGTGTACGGCATGGGCCTGTGTGCGCTCTTCCTGGTCTCCACCGTGTTCCACATCATCACCTGGAAGAAGAGCCACATGAG gtcGATGGAGCAGTGTTTCCACATGTGTGACAGGGTGGTCATCTACTTCTTCATTGCTGCCTCCTACACACCTTG gTTGAACCTTAGAGAGCTGGGTCCTGTGGCCGCTCACATGCGCTGGTTCGTGTGGCTCATGGCCGTGGCAGGGACCGTCTATGTATTCTACTACCATGAGAA gtATAAGCTAGTGGAGCTGGCCTTCTACCTCACCATGGGTTTCTTCCCAGCACTGGTCATCACATCTATG agcAACACGGAGGGTCTTGTGGAGCTGGCGTTCGGGGGCCTCATCTACTGCCTGGGCGTGGTCTTCTTCAAGTCGGACGGCGTCATCCCCTTCGCCCACGCCATCTGGCACGTGTTCGTGGCCCTGGCGGCCACCGTGCACTACTATGCCATCTGGAAGTATCTGTACAAGACGGCGAGTGAGCGGGACACCATCCAAGAagcctga
- the mmd gene encoding monocyte to macrophage differentiation factor isoform X1, translating to MSGTKMKRMNSFQRFMNRRASANCRYQPTRYEHAANCYTHALLIVPAFVGMALLHRLSDDGWEKITALVYGMGLCALFLVSTVFHIITWKKSHMRSMEQCFHMCDRVVIYFFIAASYTPWLNLRELGPVAAHMRWFVWLMAVAGTVYVFYYHEKYKLVELAFYLTMGFFPALVITSMVKFSVWSLFLPLSLPTSLCLQHSSTHTYRSTSYTYIWHRCIYIRLVCKHMPAVRSVLPPAVQSVLPPAVRSVLTSGGGDVLIQPVGSAALCCSGVFSVQSQDMVCTSTGI from the exons ATGTCCGGCACTAAAATGAAGAGAATGAACAGCTTCCAAAG GTTTATGAACCGTCGGGCCTCTGCAAACTGCCGATATCAGCCCACCCGCTATGAGCACGCTGCAAACTGCTACACTCATGCG ctcctcaTTGTACCAGCCTTCGTGGGCATGGCGTTGCTCCACCGCCTGTCCGACGACGGCTGGGAGAAGATCACTGCCTTGGTGTACGGCATGGGCCTGTGTGCGCTCTTCCTGGTCTCCACCGTGTTCCACATCATCACCTGGAAGAAGAGCCACATGAG gtcGATGGAGCAGTGTTTCCACATGTGTGACAGGGTGGTCATCTACTTCTTCATTGCTGCCTCCTACACACCTTG gTTGAACCTTAGAGAGCTGGGTCCTGTGGCCGCTCACATGCGCTGGTTCGTGTGGCTCATGGCCGTGGCAGGGACCGTCTATGTATTCTACTACCATGAGAA gtATAAGCTAGTGGAGCTGGCCTTCTACCTCACCATGGGTTTCTTCCCAGCACTGGTCATCACATCTATGGTAAAGTTCTCTGTttggtctctctttctacctctctctcttcctacctctctctgtctacagcacagtagcacacacacatatagaagcACATCATATACCTATATCTGGCATAGGTGTATATATATTAGACTAGTTTGTAAACATATGCCTGCTGTGCGGtctgtgctgccccctgctgtgcagtctgtgctgccccctgctgtgcGGTCTGTGCTGACCTCTGGTGGCGGGGATGTGCTAATACAGCCTGTAGGTTCTGCTGCATTATGCTGTTCTGGAGTGTTCAGTGTACAGAGTCAGGATATGGTGTGTACTTCCACAGGGATTTAA
- the mmd gene encoding monocyte to macrophage differentiation factor isoform X3, with the protein MSGTKMKRMNSFQRFMNRRASANCRYQPTRYEHAANCYTHALLIVPAFVGMALLHRLSDDGWEKITALVYGMGLCALFLVSTVFHIITWKKSHMRSMEQCFHMCDRVVIYFFIAASYTPWLNLRELGPVAAHMRWFVWLMAVAGTVYVFYYHEKYKLVELAFYLTMGFFPALVITSMSNTEGLVELAFGGLIYCLGVVFFKSDGVIPFAHAIWHVFVALAATVHYYAIWKYLYKTASERDTIQEA; encoded by the exons ATGTCCGGCACTAAAATGAAGAGAATGAACAGCTTCCAAAG GTTTATGAACCGTCGGGCCTCTGCAAACTGCCGATATCAGCCCACCCGCTATGAGCACGCTGCAAACTGCTACACTCATGCG ctcctcaTTGTACCAGCCTTCGTGGGCATGGCGTTGCTCCACCGCCTGTCCGACGACGGCTGGGAGAAGATCACTGCCTTGGTGTACGGCATGGGCCTGTGTGCGCTCTTCCTGGTCTCCACCGTGTTCCACATCATCACCTGGAAGAAGAGCCACATGAG gtcGATGGAGCAGTGTTTCCACATGTGTGACAGGGTGGTCATCTACTTCTTCATTGCTGCCTCCTACACACCTTG gTTGAACCTTAGAGAGCTGGGTCCTGTGGCCGCTCACATGCGCTGGTTCGTGTGGCTCATGGCCGTGGCAGGGACCGTCTATGTATTCTACTACCATGAGAA gtATAAGCTAGTGGAGCTGGCCTTCTACCTCACCATGGGTTTCTTCCCAGCACTGGTCATCACATCTATG agcAACACGGAGGGTCTTGTGGAGCTGGCGTTCGGGGGCCTCATCTACTGCCTGGGCGTGGTCTTCTTCAAGTCGGACGGCGTCATCCCCTTCGCCCACGCCATCTGGCACGTGTTCGTGGCCCTGGCGGCCACCGTGCACTACTATGCCATCTGGAAGTATCTGTACAAGACGGCGAGTGAGCGGGACACCATCCAAGAagcctga
- the mmd gene encoding monocyte to macrophage differentiation factor isoform X2: MLGFDLHQTRLRRFMNRRASANCRYQPTRYEHAANCYTHALLIVPAFVGMALLHRLSDDGWEKITALVYGMGLCALFLVSTVFHIITWKKSHMRSMEQCFHMCDRVVIYFFIAASYTPWLNLRELGPVAAHMRWFVWLMAVAGTVYVFYYHEKYKLVELAFYLTMGFFPALVITSMVKFSVWSLFLPLSLPTSLCLQHSSTHTYRSTSYTYIWHRCIYIRLVCKHMPAVRSVLPPAVQSVLPPAVRSVLTSGGGDVLIQPVGSAALCCSGVFSVQSQDMVCTSTGI, translated from the exons GTTTATGAACCGTCGGGCCTCTGCAAACTGCCGATATCAGCCCACCCGCTATGAGCACGCTGCAAACTGCTACACTCATGCG ctcctcaTTGTACCAGCCTTCGTGGGCATGGCGTTGCTCCACCGCCTGTCCGACGACGGCTGGGAGAAGATCACTGCCTTGGTGTACGGCATGGGCCTGTGTGCGCTCTTCCTGGTCTCCACCGTGTTCCACATCATCACCTGGAAGAAGAGCCACATGAG gtcGATGGAGCAGTGTTTCCACATGTGTGACAGGGTGGTCATCTACTTCTTCATTGCTGCCTCCTACACACCTTG gTTGAACCTTAGAGAGCTGGGTCCTGTGGCCGCTCACATGCGCTGGTTCGTGTGGCTCATGGCCGTGGCAGGGACCGTCTATGTATTCTACTACCATGAGAA gtATAAGCTAGTGGAGCTGGCCTTCTACCTCACCATGGGTTTCTTCCCAGCACTGGTCATCACATCTATGGTAAAGTTCTCTGTttggtctctctttctacctctctctcttcctacctctctctgtctacagcacagtagcacacacacatatagaagcACATCATATACCTATATCTGGCATAGGTGTATATATATTAGACTAGTTTGTAAACATATGCCTGCTGTGCGGtctgtgctgccccctgctgtgcagtctgtgctgccccctgctgtgcGGTCTGTGCTGACCTCTGGTGGCGGGGATGTGCTAATACAGCCTGTAGGTTCTGCTGCATTATGCTGTTCTGGAGTGTTCAGTGTACAGAGTCAGGATATGGTGTGTACTTCCACAGGGATTTAA